A window of Castanea sativa cultivar Marrone di Chiusa Pesio chromosome 1, ASM4071231v1 contains these coding sequences:
- the LOC142621605 gene encoding putative xyloglucan endotransglucosylase/hydrolase protein 23 produces MAASFSYYNSNVFVVAVTTSLLVGSLLVAFAGNFDQDVDITWGDGRAKILNNGKLLTLSLDKTSGSGFQSKNEYLFGKIDMKLKLVPGNSAGTVTAYYLRSQGSSWDEIDFEFLGNLSGDPYIVHTNVYTQGKGDREQQFYLWFDPAADFHTYSILWNPGNIIFYVDGRPIREFKNLQSFGIPYPKNQSMRVYSSLWNADDWATRGGLVKTDWTQAPFTASFKSFNANACIWSNGVSSCSSSNSTSNAWLSQELDSRSQKRLTWVQKNYMVYNYCSDTKRFPQGLPLECTVTTKA; encoded by the exons ATGGCTGCttctttttcatattataattcaaatGTCTTTGTAGTGGCTGTGACCACGTCTCTTTTGGTTGGCTCCTTGTTAGTTGCCTTTGCTGGTAACTTCGACCAAGATGTTGATATCACATGGGGTGATGGCCGTGCTAAGATACTCAACAATGGCAAGCTTCTTACTCTCTCTCTTGACAAAACCTCTGGCTCGGGCTTCCAATCTAAGAATGAATACttgtttggaaaaattgatatgaAACTTAAGCTTGTCCCTGGCAATTCTGCTGGCACAGTCACTGCCTATTAT TTACGCTCACAAGGTTCATCATGGGATGAGATAGACTTTGAGTTCTTAGGGAACCTGAGTGGTGATCCTTATATTGTCCATACTAATGTTTACACCCAAGGCAAGGGCGACAGAGAGCAGCAATTCTACCTCTGGTTCGACCCCGCGGCTGACTTTCACACCTATTCCATACTATGGAACCCAGGAAACATTAT ATTCTACGTTGATGGTAGGCCAATTAGAGAGTTCAAGAACTTGCAGTCTTTTGGCATTCCTTACCCGAAGAACCAGTCAATGAGGGTGTACTCTAGCTTATGGAACGCTGATGATTGGGCCACAAGAGGAGGGCTTGTGAAGACGGACTGGACTCAAGCACCTTTCACTGCTTCCTTCAAGAGCTTCAATGCCAACGCTTGTATTTGGTCTAATGGTGTGTCTTCTTGTAGCTCATCCAACTCTACCAGTAATGCATGGCTCTCCCAAGAGCTCGATTCTAGGAGCCAAAAGAGGCTGACATGGGTGCAGAAGAATTACATGGTCTACAATTATTGCTCGGACACAAAGCGATTCCCTCAGGGCCTCCCACTGGAATGCACTGTCACCACCAAGGCATAG
- the LOC142608103 gene encoding UDP-glycosyltransferase 88B1-like, translated as MEAIVLYTTPAAGHLIPMVELGKLIHTHQPSLTIHILIAPVPYGASSTAPYIAAVSSTTPYITFHHHPPITLPPNTSNSTIETLIFEFINLNNPNVHQSLLSISKSYNIEALIMDFFCSNALSIAANLNIPGYHFSTSGAAALTYKLYLPTIQKNGTTNFKDLNKSQILNVPGVPPFQSSDLPKILLNNECFLECSITLANSSGIIVNTFESLEPRAIQAIADGLCVPDNPTPPVYYIGPLSRGHNEDEAVAHECLTWLDSQPCQSVVFLCFGSLGLFSIEQLKEIASGLENSGHRFLWVVRNPPSGDANHSLAVSTQPDPDLDSLLPEGFLRRTKERGLVVKSWAPQVAVLNHNSVGGFVSHCGWNSVLEAVCAGVPMVAWPLYAEQRFNRMVLVEDVKMALWMNESEDGFVSATEVEMRVRELMDSENSNSTVRERVIALKEGAKATVCEGGSSRVALIKLVESWKN; from the coding sequence ATGGAGGCCATAGTTCTATACACAACACCAGCTGCCGGCCACCTGATTCCCATGGTAGAGCTAGGCAAACTAATACACACCCACCAGCCTTCACTCACCATCCACATTCTTATCGCTCCGGTACCGTATGGAGCTAGCTCCACAGCTCCATACATAGCTGCTGTGTCTTCTACCACTCCATACATCACTTTTCACCATCACCCTCCCATTACTCTTCCTCCCAACACCTCTAATTCCACCATTGAAACTCTTATCTTTGAGTTCATAAACCTTAACAATCCCAATGTCCACCAATCCCTCCTTTCCATTTCCAAAAGCTACAACATTGAAGCACTCATCATGGATTTCTTTTGCTCTAATGCTCTTTCCATTGCAGCCAATCTCAACATCCCCGGCTACCATTTTTCAACTTCCGGTGCAGCTGCTCTGACTTATAAACTATATCTCCCTACCATCCAAAAAAATGGCACCACAAATTTCAAAGACCTCAATAAATCCCAGATCCTTAACGTTCCTGGAGTACCACCATTTCAATCCTCAGATTTGCCAAAAATACTACTCAATAACGAGTGCTTTCTAGAATGCTCAATAACATTGGCTAATTCATCAGGAATAATTGTCAACACCTTTGAATCATTGGAGCCACGAGCTATTCAAGCAATAGCTGATGGGCTATGCGTCCCGGACAATCCTACACCCCCTGTGTACTACATTGGACCATTAAGTCGTGGTCACAATGAAGATGAGGCCGTGGCACACGAGTGCTTAACTTGGCTTGACTCGCAACCGTGTCAGAGTGTTGTGTTTTTGTGCTTTGGAAGCTTGGGGTTATTCTCTATAGAGCAGTTGAAGGAGATAGCTTCAGGGTTGGAAAATAGTGGGCACAGGTTCTTATGGGTGGTGCGTAATCCACCTAGCGGTGATGCAAATCATAGCTTGGCTGTGTCAACTCAGCCTGACCCAGATTTGGATTCGTTACTTCCTGAGGGTTTCTTGCGTCGTACGAAAGAGAGGGGACTAGTAGTGAAGTCCTGGGCACCACAGGTGGCCGTGTTGAATCACAACTCGGTGGGTGGGTTTGTGAGTCATTGTGGATGGAACTCGGTGCTTGAAGCTGTGTGTGCTGGAGTGCCAATGGTGGCGTGGCCCCTTTACGCGGAGCAAAGGTTTAACAGGATGGTGTTGGTGGAGGACGTGAAAATGGCGTTGTGGATGAACGAGTCAGAGGACGGGTTTGTGAGTGCAACAGAGGTGGAGATGCGAGTTAGAGAGTTAATGGACTCAGAAAACAGTAACTCCACTGTTAGGGAACGAGTTATTGCTTTGAAAGAAGGAGCTAAGGCTACAGTGTGTGAGGGCGGGTCATCTCGTGTAGCATTAATCAAACTCGTTGAGTCGTGGAAGAACTAA